The genomic region CAAAGGTTTGCTCTTTAGCCAGACGGTTCTAGGTTGTTTGCTTAAGGCTGGCCTTGAGCGCCAGCAAGCTTACAAGAGTGTCCAGCACGCCGCTATGCGTGTCTGGGGCGGCGAAGCCGAAGACTTTCAGTCTGCTCTTCTAGAAGAAGAGATGGTGAAAGCGAACGTAAGCCCTGAAGTTATTGCGCAAGCATTCTCCTTGGACCCCTATACACGGCACATCGATACTATTTTCGAACGTGCTAACATCAAAGGTTAAAACCATGCCCGCAGTTGTAATTGTAGGCGCCCAATGGGGCGACGAAGGAAAAGGCAAGATTACAGATTATCTTGCTGAAAGTGCGAATGCTGTAGTTCGTTACCAAGGTGGTAACAACGCCGGTCATACCATTGTGGTCGAAGACACAACTTACAAGTTTCACCTCATTCCTTCTGGTATCCTCCACGAAGAAACGTTGTGTGTGCTTGGCAGCGGTGTTGTTATTGATCCAGAAAAGCTTCTCAGCGAAATCGATGCGCTGATAGAACAAGGCGTCCCGGTTGACCGGTTACGACTCTCAGATCAGGCACACTTTATTCTTCCGACTCACAAAGAGTTGGATATTAGTGCTGAGGCAGACAAGGGCAGCGCGAAGATTGGCACAACGGGTCGAGGAATTGGCCCTGCGTATGCTGACAAAATCAGCCGAAGCGGTATCCGCATGGCAGACCCAGCTTACCCTGACACTTTGCGAGTAAAGCTTGAACAACATTTCCGAGAACACGCTGCAGCGCTCTCGGGGACTGAGTGGACAGTAGACTCTGTGCATAAGCATCTTTGTGAAGCCCACGCGCGACTCAAGCCGTTTATCTGCAGTGCACCGCACCTCATTAATGACCAGCTTGAAGATAACAAGCGGGTTCTATTTGAAGGTGCTCAGGGTACGTTGCTCGACATCGATCACGGAACATACCCCTTTGTTACATCGTCAAGCCCCACAGCTGGCGGCGCGTGTTCCGCATCGGGTGTTGGCCCGACGCAAATGAAGCTTGTACTCGGAATTGCTAAAGCCTACGCCACGCGTGTTGGCAGCGGCCCATTCCCAACTGAGCTTGATGATGACCTCGGTGAAGCCATGCGGCAGCACGGCGGTGAATTCGGTACGACGACGGGTCGTCCTCGGCGTTGCGGCTGGCTCGACCTCGTGGCTCTACGCTATGCTCGTCGGATCAACGGGCTTACACACATTGCGCTTACCAAGATGGACGTTCTCGACCATTTCGATAAGCTCCGTGTTTGTACTGCGTACAAGATCAATGGTGTGGAGACGAAAGACTTCCCTACCGATGCAAACTTGATGGACTCTATTGAGCCAGTTTACGAAGACGTTCCTGGCTGGAAGAGCGACACAACCAAACTTGGCGACTACCAAGACCTACCGGAAGCTGCTCGCGATTACGTGAAGCGCATCGAGGATTTCCTCGGTATTCCAGTAGCCATTGTCAGCGTGGGACCTCAGCGCAAGGCAACCTTTACGCGCCTTCCAATCTGGGAGCAGGTCTAAGTTAGCCATGTCGATTATCCGAATTGAGGAGCCTTCCGACCCGCGGCTGGCTCCTTACTTCAACCTTCGTTCCGGCCAGACAAGTCCCGAATCCTTCATTGTGGAGAGTGTGCGGTTGGTCGAACGCCTTCTGGATAGCCGATTTTCTACAAAATCCCTTCTGGTCACTGAATCCAAAGTAGACGCAGTACTCGACCGAGTTGAAGATGATGTGCCCGTTTACGTCGTCTCCAAATCTCACCTTCGTGAGACGGTCGGTTTTGACCTCCATCGGGGCTGCTTAGCACACGCTGCGGCTCCAAAGGTTGATCTTGAATACCACCTCTCTGCGCACAAACCCTCCCTGGTCGTTCTCTTAGAAGGGCTTGCTGATCCGGCAAAT from Deltaproteobacteria bacterium harbors:
- a CDS encoding adenylosuccinate synthase, translating into MPAVVIVGAQWGDEGKGKITDYLAESANAVVRYQGGNNAGHTIVVEDTTYKFHLIPSGILHEETLCVLGSGVVIDPEKLLSEIDALIEQGVPVDRLRLSDQAHFILPTHKELDISAEADKGSAKIGTTGRGIGPAYADKISRSGIRMADPAYPDTLRVKLEQHFREHAAALSGTEWTVDSVHKHLCEAHARLKPFICSAPHLINDQLEDNKRVLFEGAQGTLLDIDHGTYPFVTSSSPTAGGACSASGVGPTQMKLVLGIAKAYATRVGSGPFPTELDDDLGEAMRQHGGEFGTTTGRPRRCGWLDLVALRYARRINGLTHIALTKMDVLDHFDKLRVCTAYKINGVETKDFPTDANLMDSIEPVYEDVPGWKSDTTKLGDYQDLPEAARDYVKRIEDFLGIPVAIVSVGPQRKATFTRLPIWEQV